Proteins from one Mucilaginibacter jinjuensis genomic window:
- the rfbD gene encoding dTDP-4-dehydrorhamnose reductase: protein MNTTLVFGGSGQLGHCLQAVANRISFEGIIFPPEGEANILDVEALTILFEKHKPAYSINCAAYTAVDKAEDELDAARKVNRDGAENLAKLCTKFNCTLIQISTDFVFEGNIPKLLNEDDAASPISVYGLTKLEGEQAVTANASKHYTIRTSWLYSEYGNNFVKTMLKLGADRSELNIIADQVGTPTYAIDLAGAILHIVNNDNHQYGIYHYSNEGVTSWYDFAVGIFDIANVKIKVNPIKTSQYPTKATRPKFSAMDKSKIKSTFNLSIPYWRDSLIACIKELR, encoded by the coding sequence ATGAATACAACTCTAGTATTTGGAGGCTCGGGGCAATTAGGCCATTGTTTGCAGGCTGTAGCAAATAGAATTAGCTTTGAAGGAATCATATTTCCACCGGAAGGCGAAGCCAATATTCTTGATGTCGAAGCCTTAACCATCTTGTTCGAAAAACATAAACCCGCATACAGCATTAATTGTGCTGCTTACACTGCGGTTGATAAAGCAGAAGATGAACTTGACGCAGCCCGTAAGGTAAACCGTGACGGCGCCGAAAACCTGGCCAAACTTTGTACAAAGTTTAACTGCACGCTAATACAGATTTCAACTGATTTTGTATTTGAAGGCAACATCCCCAAATTACTTAATGAAGATGATGCGGCTTCGCCCATAAGTGTGTATGGTTTAACTAAATTGGAGGGAGAGCAGGCAGTTACTGCTAATGCCAGTAAACACTATACCATACGTACCAGTTGGTTATACTCAGAATACGGCAATAATTTTGTTAAAACCATGCTTAAACTGGGTGCAGACAGAAGCGAATTGAATATTATTGCCGATCAGGTGGGCACGCCAACTTATGCAATTGATTTGGCTGGGGCCATATTGCACATTGTCAATAATGACAATCATCAATATGGTATTTATCATTACAGCAATGAAGGGGTTACCTCATGGTACGATTTTGCGGTAGGTATATTTGATATAGCAAACGTTAAAATCAAGGTAAACCCAATTAAAACTTCGCAATATCCTACCAAAGCAACCAGGCCGAAATTTTCGGCAATGGATAAATCGAAAATAAAGTCAACTTTTAATCTCTCAATTCCGTATTGGAGAGATAGTTTAATAGCATGTATTAAAGAACTGAGATAA
- the fcl gene encoding GDP-L-fucose synthase — translation MEKNAKIYIAGHRGMVGSAIYRKLEKEGYHNILTRVSSELDLRDQKAVADFFEQEKPDYVFLAAAKVGGIVANNTYRAEFLYDNLQIQNNIINSAYVNGVKKLMFLGSSCIYPKMAPQPLKEDYLLTGTLEETNEPYAIAKIAGIKMCDAYRDQFGCNYISVMPTNLYGYNDNYHPQNSHVLPALIRRFHEAKENSAADVTIWGTGSPKREFLFADDLAEACFYLMQNYDEKGLVNIGTGEDISIKDLALLVKKIVGYEGEIKFDTSKPDGTPRKLMDVTKLHSKGWKHTIELEQGIVLAYQDFLTKWQTASAN, via the coding sequence ATGGAAAAAAATGCCAAAATATATATTGCCGGTCACCGTGGTATGGTTGGTTCTGCCATATATCGCAAACTCGAAAAAGAAGGTTATCACAATATTTTAACACGTGTATCGTCAGAGCTGGATCTCCGCGACCAGAAAGCAGTAGCTGATTTTTTTGAACAGGAAAAACCTGACTACGTTTTCTTAGCAGCTGCTAAAGTAGGGGGTATTGTAGCAAATAATACCTATCGTGCCGAATTTTTGTATGATAACCTGCAGATCCAAAATAACATTATCAATTCGGCCTATGTAAATGGGGTTAAAAAACTAATGTTCTTAGGTTCAAGTTGTATATATCCTAAAATGGCGCCACAGCCATTAAAGGAAGACTATTTACTAACAGGCACGCTCGAAGAAACTAACGAACCTTATGCAATAGCCAAAATTGCTGGTATCAAAATGTGCGATGCTTACCGCGATCAGTTCGGTTGTAATTACATCTCAGTAATGCCTACTAATTTATATGGCTATAATGATAATTACCACCCGCAAAACTCACATGTTTTGCCTGCATTAATCCGCCGCTTTCATGAGGCTAAAGAAAATAGTGCGGCTGATGTAACCATCTGGGGAACAGGATCTCCAAAACGCGAATTTTTGTTTGCAGATGACCTTGCTGAGGCCTGTTTTTATCTGATGCAGAACTATGACGAGAAAGGTCTCGTAAATATCGGTACAGGCGAAGATATTAGTATTAAGGATCTTGCCCTGCTGGTTAAAAAAATTGTGGGTTACGAAGGCGAAATTAAGTTTGATACCTCTAAGCCCGATGGCACGCCACGTAAGTTAATGGATGTTACCAAATTGCATAGCAAAGGCTGGAAACATACCATTGAACTGGAACAAGGAATTGTTTTAGCTTACCAGGATTTTTTAACAAAATGGCAAACAGCATCGGCAAATTAA
- the gmd gene encoding GDP-mannose 4,6-dehydratase, with the protein MKKIALITGVTGQDGAYLADLLLSKGYEVHGIKRRSSLFNTDRIDHLYQDPHESNKNFFLHYGDLSDSTNIIRIVQQVQPDEIYNLGAMSHVQVSFETPEYTANADGIGTLRVLEAVRLLGLTKKTKIYQASTSELYGLVQAVPQSETTPFYPRSPYAVAKLYGYWITVNYREAYDMYACNGILFNHESPLRGETFVTRKITRAVAKIALSLQDKLYLGNLDAQRDWGHAKDYVEAMYLILQQEKPEDFVIATGITTHVRDFVRMAFGEVGIVVEFKGEGVDEKGYVVSCSNPDYQVEIGKEVVAVDPKYFRPTEVDLLIGDPTKCNEKLGWKPKYDLKALVSEMVVSDVELFQREKLLKASGYSIKNQYE; encoded by the coding sequence ATGAAAAAAATAGCATTAATAACAGGAGTAACCGGCCAGGATGGTGCGTACCTGGCTGATTTATTATTATCAAAAGGATACGAAGTGCATGGTATCAAACGCAGAAGTTCACTGTTTAACACAGACAGGATTGATCATTTGTACCAGGATCCGCATGAGTCGAATAAAAACTTCTTCCTTCATTATGGTGACTTGTCAGATTCTACTAACATTATCCGTATAGTACAGCAAGTACAGCCTGATGAGATTTATAACCTCGGGGCAATGTCACACGTGCAGGTAAGTTTCGAAACTCCTGAATATACTGCTAATGCCGATGGTATTGGTACATTAAGAGTATTAGAAGCTGTACGTTTGTTAGGATTAACAAAAAAGACCAAAATATACCAGGCTTCAACTTCCGAACTTTATGGTTTGGTACAAGCTGTTCCACAGTCAGAAACCACACCTTTTTATCCGCGCTCGCCTTATGCAGTAGCTAAATTATACGGTTACTGGATCACGGTTAACTACCGCGAAGCTTATGATATGTATGCTTGCAATGGTATATTGTTTAACCACGAAAGCCCGTTAAGAGGTGAAACCTTTGTAACACGCAAAATAACACGTGCCGTAGCTAAAATAGCTTTGAGCCTGCAAGATAAACTGTATTTGGGTAACCTTGACGCACAACGCGACTGGGGCCATGCTAAAGATTATGTTGAGGCAATGTACCTGATACTGCAACAAGAGAAACCAGAAGATTTTGTAATTGCTACCGGTATTACCACTCACGTTCGCGACTTTGTACGTATGGCATTTGGTGAAGTAGGCATCGTAGTTGAATTTAAAGGCGAAGGTGTTGATGAAAAAGGTTATGTAGTAAGCTGCAGTAACCCAGACTATCAGGTTGAGATCGGTAAAGAAGTGGTAGCTGTTGATCCTAAGTATTTCAGACCTACTGAAGTTGATCTGTTAATTGGCGACCCAACAAAATGTAACGAAAAACTGGGTTGGAAACCTAAATACGATCTTAAAGCTTTAGTGAGCGAAATGGTAGTATCTGATGTTGAGCTATTCCAGCGCGAAAAATTATTAAAAGCCTCAGGCTACAGCATTAAAAACCAGTACGAATAA
- a CDS encoding WcaF family extracellular polysaccharide biosynthesis acetyltransferase, with the protein MSSIELTSRVQLGNFTGKGFNRGASKAKETVWYLLKMLFFLSAFPYPSSFKVKLLRLFGAKVGKGLVIKPRVNIHFPWKLNIGNDVWIGEEAMLLNFELLTIGNDVCVSQRAFLCGGNHNYKDPTMPYRNGTITLKDGSWVGASCFIAPGVTIGVDTVVSAGSVITSDLNSNSIYKGNPAVFIKERWA; encoded by the coding sequence ATGAGCTCAATAGAATTAACATCACGCGTACAACTCGGTAACTTTACAGGTAAAGGCTTCAACCGTGGAGCGAGCAAGGCTAAAGAAACGGTTTGGTATTTATTAAAGATGCTGTTTTTTTTAAGTGCTTTCCCTTACCCCAGTTCTTTTAAAGTAAAATTGTTACGATTATTTGGGGCAAAGGTGGGTAAAGGGTTGGTAATTAAACCACGCGTAAATATTCACTTTCCGTGGAAACTTAATATTGGGAATGATGTTTGGATTGGTGAAGAAGCGATGTTGCTTAATTTCGAATTATTAACTATCGGCAATGACGTATGCGTTTCGCAAAGGGCATTTCTTTGCGGGGGGAATCATAATTACAAAGATCCAACTATGCCTTACCGTAATGGTACAATAACGTTAAAAGACGGTTCATGGGTTGGTGCAAGTTGTTTTATTGCACCTGGAGTTACTATTGGAGTAGATACAGTAGTTTCAGCAGGGTCTGTTATTACATCCGATTTGAATTCTAATAGTATTTATAAGGGTAATCCGGCAGTATTTATTAAAGAACGATGGGCATAA
- a CDS encoding UDP-glucose dehydrogenase family protein encodes MKIAVVGTGYVGLVTGTCLAETGNDVVCVDINVQKVEKMKAGELPIYEPGLEQLFHRNISQDRLHFTTNLAEAIAEAKIIFLALPTPPGGDGAADLSYVLGAAKDIAKIITDYKVIVTKSTVPVGTADKVRAVMSPETSIEFAVVSNPEFLREGVAVEDFMKPDRVVVGTTDERARKLMGELYAPYVRQGNPVIFMDERSSELTKYAANSFLATKISFMNEIANMCELVGADVDMVRRGIGADERIGKRFLFAGIGYGGSCFPKDVQALAKSAEEHNYDFKILNSVMSVNEIQKKVLVEKVKKYYNGDIKGKHFALWGLAFKPETDDIREAPALYIIDELIDAGATVTAFDPEAMPNIKATVGDKIAYGTNAYDTLENADALLILTEWSLFRTPDFDKLSTTLNSKVIFDGRNLYDTEKMVDLGFYYNSIGRKVVGK; translated from the coding sequence ATGAAGATAGCAGTAGTAGGCACAGGTTATGTAGGCCTTGTAACGGGTACTTGTTTAGCAGAAACAGGTAACGATGTAGTCTGTGTAGATATTAATGTACAAAAAGTAGAAAAAATGAAGGCAGGTGAACTGCCTATCTATGAGCCAGGCCTTGAGCAATTATTTCATCGCAACATAAGCCAGGACAGGTTACATTTTACAACTAACCTTGCAGAAGCTATTGCCGAAGCAAAAATCATTTTCCTGGCGCTTCCTACGCCTCCGGGTGGTGATGGCGCTGCCGACCTGAGCTACGTCTTAGGTGCCGCTAAAGACATTGCCAAAATAATTACTGACTATAAAGTTATCGTTACCAAATCAACAGTACCAGTTGGTACAGCCGATAAAGTAAGAGCTGTTATGTCTCCTGAAACAAGTATAGAATTTGCCGTAGTTTCAAACCCTGAATTTTTAAGAGAAGGTGTTGCGGTTGAAGATTTCATGAAACCAGACAGAGTTGTTGTTGGTACTACAGACGAAAGAGCACGCAAATTAATGGGTGAACTTTATGCACCTTATGTTCGTCAGGGTAACCCGGTTATCTTCATGGACGAGCGTTCTTCAGAATTAACCAAATATGCTGCTAACTCATTCCTGGCAACCAAAATATCTTTCATGAACGAGATCGCTAATATGTGCGAGCTTGTTGGTGCTGATGTTGATATGGTACGCCGTGGTATTGGTGCCGATGAGCGTATAGGTAAACGTTTCTTATTTGCCGGTATCGGTTATGGCGGTAGCTGTTTCCCTAAAGATGTACAGGCCCTTGCCAAATCGGCCGAAGAACATAACTATGACTTTAAGATCTTAAACTCTGTAATGAGTGTTAACGAGATCCAGAAAAAAGTACTGGTTGAAAAAGTTAAGAAATATTACAACGGCGATATCAAAGGCAAGCATTTTGCCCTTTGGGGTTTAGCGTTTAAACCAGAAACTGATGATATCCGCGAGGCACCGGCATTGTACATCATTGATGAGCTGATTGATGCAGGCGCTACTGTTACTGCATTTGACCCTGAGGCTATGCCTAATATCAAAGCTACAGTAGGTGATAAAATTGCTTATGGCACCAATGCTTATGATACACTTGAAAACGCGGATGCATTATTGATCTTAACAGAGTGGTCATTATTCAGAACCCCTGATTTTGATAAATTAAGCACAACCCTTAACAGTAAAGTTATTTTTGATGGCCGTAACCTTTATGATACTGAGAAAATGGTTGATTTAGGTTTTTACTACAACAGTATCGGTAGAAAAGTAGTAGGTAAATAG
- a CDS encoding glycosyltransferase family 2 protein — translation METVKQQVLQALILTKNEEPNIKRVLDKLTWIDHILVIDSYSDDQTISILKSYPNVQIEYRKFDTFAQQCNFGLGLINSEWVLSLDADYVLTDEFIEETKQFVATDTNKVAYNTRFEFLIYGKKLLSNNTTPRPVLFKKQHGSYFDDGHAHRLEIQGEIGDYKGKILHDDRKSLSRWLSNQDGYSIRECDKLLNLDTNGGNSLINRFRRTKVLAPFFVFFYCLFVKGLIFNGWAGWYYTLQRTMVEMLFALRLMEAEDLKNT, via the coding sequence ATGGAAACCGTAAAGCAGCAAGTTTTACAGGCGCTCATACTAACCAAAAATGAAGAGCCCAATATTAAGAGAGTTTTGGATAAGCTCACTTGGATTGATCATATTTTGGTGATAGACAGTTACAGTGACGATCAAACCATTTCCATATTAAAATCTTATCCAAACGTGCAGATTGAATATCGCAAGTTTGATACGTTTGCTCAGCAATGTAATTTCGGTCTTGGTTTAATTAATAGCGAATGGGTTTTAAGCCTTGATGCCGATTACGTGTTAACGGATGAATTTATTGAAGAAACTAAGCAGTTTGTGGCTACAGATACCAATAAGGTTGCTTATAATACCCGGTTCGAATTTTTGATCTATGGTAAAAAATTATTAAGTAACAATACTACCCCACGGCCGGTACTTTTTAAAAAGCAACATGGCAGTTATTTCGATGATGGGCATGCACACCGGCTGGAGATACAAGGTGAAATTGGAGATTATAAAGGCAAAATACTGCATGATGATAGAAAGTCATTAAGCAGGTGGCTTAGCAACCAGGATGGTTATTCGATTAGGGAATGTGATAAATTGCTGAATCTGGATACTAACGGCGGCAATTCGTTGATCAACAGGTTTAGGAGGACTAAAGTGCTGGCACCATTTTTTGTATTCTTTTATTGCCTTTTTGTTAAAGGGCTTATTTTTAATGGTTGGGCAGGCTGGTATTATACCCTGCAGCGTACCATGGTAGAAATGCTTTTTGCCTTGCGACTAATGGAAGCAGAAGACCTCAAAAATACATAA
- a CDS encoding UDP-glucuronic acid decarboxylase family protein: MSRKRILITGAAGFLGSHLCDRFIKEDYHVIAMDNLITGDLRNIEHLFKLENFEFYNHDVSKFVHVPGDLHYILHFASPASPIDYLKIPIQTLKVGSLGTHNLLGLAKAKGARMLIASTSEVYGDPNVNPQPEEYWGNVNPVGPRGVYDEAKRFQEAITMAYHTFHGVETRIIRIFNTYGPRMRLNDGRVLPAFIGQALRGEPLTVFGDGSQTRSFCYVDDLVEGIYRLLHSDYAQPMNIGNPDEITIRQFGEEIIKLTGTDQELISLPLPTDDPKQRRPDITKAKAILGWEPKVGRAEGLKITYEYFKSLPEHEIKHKDFTYYNK; the protein is encoded by the coding sequence ATGTCAAGAAAACGAATACTAATTACCGGAGCTGCCGGCTTCTTAGGCTCGCACCTGTGCGATAGATTTATCAAAGAAGATTATCATGTAATCGCGATGGATAACCTGATTACAGGCGACCTACGTAACATTGAGCATCTGTTCAAATTAGAAAACTTCGAGTTTTACAATCACGATGTTTCTAAGTTTGTACACGTTCCTGGTGACTTGCATTACATATTGCACTTTGCATCACCGGCCAGCCCTATTGATTATTTAAAGATCCCGATCCAAACTTTAAAGGTAGGTTCGTTAGGCACACATAACCTATTAGGTTTAGCAAAAGCCAAAGGTGCCCGTATGCTTATCGCCTCAACTTCAGAAGTATATGGCGACCCTAACGTTAACCCACAACCCGAAGAATATTGGGGTAATGTAAACCCGGTAGGCCCACGCGGTGTGTATGATGAAGCTAAACGTTTCCAGGAAGCTATTACTATGGCTTACCATACTTTCCACGGGGTTGAAACCCGCATTATACGTATCTTCAATACGTACGGACCACGTATGCGCCTGAATGACGGACGCGTATTACCTGCATTTATCGGTCAGGCTTTACGCGGCGAACCATTAACTGTATTTGGTGATGGCTCACAAACCCGTTCATTCTGTTATGTGGATGATCTGGTAGAAGGCATTTACCGTTTACTGCATAGTGATTACGCACAGCCAATGAATATTGGTAACCCTGATGAGATCACTATCCGTCAGTTTGGTGAAGAGATCATCAAGCTCACTGGTACCGATCAGGAACTGATCAGTTTACCATTGCCAACAGATGATCCAAAACAACGTCGTCCAGATATTACTAAGGCAAAAGCAATTCTGGGTTGGGAGCCGAAGGTGGGCCGTGCGGAAGGTTTAAAAATTACATATGAGTACTTTAAATCACTGCCTGAACACGAAATAAAGCACAAGGACTTTACGTATTACAACAAGTAA
- a CDS encoding D-sedoheptulose-7-phosphate isomerase produces the protein MLSLIKSQISKSIDTKKALLDSEDLLGQINEAVELIIRAYQSKHKTLVAGNGGSAADAQHIAGELVARFYFDRPGLSSMALSTDTSVLTAIGNDYGFEHLFSRQIEAHGNEGDVFIGLSTSGNSPNIIKALEICKQKSIKTIGLSGADGGKMASICDICIKVPSSETPRIQESHILIGHIICYLVEETLFGHLNPKSKG, from the coding sequence ATGTTATCTTTAATAAAATCACAAATTAGTAAATCCATCGATACGAAAAAGGCCTTGTTAGATAGTGAAGATTTACTAGGACAAATCAATGAGGCTGTAGAACTAATTATTCGCGCTTATCAAAGTAAGCATAAAACTTTAGTTGCCGGAAATGGCGGGAGCGCGGCGGATGCTCAGCATATCGCAGGTGAGTTAGTAGCGCGTTTTTATTTTGACCGCCCTGGACTATCTTCCATGGCCTTATCTACCGACACGTCTGTCCTTACAGCCATTGGTAACGATTATGGTTTTGAACATTTGTTTTCGCGCCAGATTGAAGCGCACGGAAATGAAGGTGACGTGTTTATCGGCTTATCCACTTCAGGCAATTCGCCTAACATTATAAAAGCTTTAGAAATATGTAAACAAAAGAGCATTAAAACAATTGGCCTATCAGGTGCGGACGGAGGCAAAATGGCTAGCATTTGTGATATCTGTATTAAAGTACCTTCGTCAGAAACGCCAAGAATACAGGAATCTCATATTTTAATAGGGCACATAATTTGCTATCTTGTCGAAGAAACACTTTTTGGGCACCTTAATCCCAAATCTAAGGGATAA
- a CDS encoding WcaI family glycosyltransferase encodes MGIKKVLLIGHNFSPEPTGIGKYNGEMIAWLASHGYDCTVVTTFPYYPQWKVQAPYHNKWWWYKKEILKEPGKTDVTIYRCPSYTPADPTGKKRMIQDMSFWSSKIWQILKLVALRKKFDLIITVAPPFHLAFLGLMVRKLTGGKLIYHVQDLQIEAAQDLNILSNQTMFSRLYKMEKNILDGADYVSSISDGMIKKIEEKVDKKVIFFPNWADTSYFYPLDDRQTLKTKWGFSADDVVYLYSGAIGEKQGLENIIFAAEQVQHDNHIKFVICGSGPYKEKLIELAEARALKNVSFLPVQEKDVFNKFLNMADFHLVLQKSNAGDLVMPSKLTTILAVGGVSIVTAAQDTSLHNVVEKYNVGYIIPPEDHVALANKITEVKADLNVELKRANSRQYAIQYLNIDRIMQSFIDNVSVTEKEIA; translated from the coding sequence ATGGGCATAAAAAAAGTTCTGTTAATAGGTCATAATTTTTCACCTGAACCTACTGGTATTGGTAAGTATAACGGTGAGATGATAGCCTGGCTGGCATCTCATGGCTATGATTGTACAGTAGTAACCACATTTCCGTACTACCCGCAGTGGAAAGTGCAGGCCCCGTACCATAATAAATGGTGGTGGTATAAAAAGGAGATTTTAAAAGAACCGGGTAAGACCGATGTTACCATTTATCGTTGCCCGTCTTACACACCTGCTGATCCGACAGGCAAAAAAAGAATGATTCAGGATATGTCATTTTGGAGTTCCAAAATATGGCAGATTTTGAAACTGGTTGCATTGAGAAAGAAATTCGATCTGATTATTACCGTTGCCCCGCCATTTCATCTTGCTTTTTTAGGTCTAATGGTTCGTAAGCTTACCGGTGGTAAGTTGATTTACCACGTTCAGGATCTGCAAATTGAGGCGGCACAGGATTTAAATATTCTGTCTAACCAAACGATGTTTAGTCGTTTGTACAAGATGGAGAAAAATATTTTGGACGGTGCTGATTATGTAAGCAGTATATCTGACGGCATGATCAAAAAGATTGAAGAAAAGGTTGATAAGAAAGTGATATTTTTCCCTAACTGGGCCGATACCTCTTATTTTTATCCGCTTGACGACAGGCAAACATTGAAAACTAAGTGGGGGTTTTCAGCAGATGATGTTGTATATTTATACTCGGGTGCTATAGGTGAAAAGCAGGGGCTCGAAAATATTATTTTTGCTGCCGAACAAGTTCAGCATGATAATCATATCAAATTCGTAATCTGCGGTTCGGGGCCATATAAAGAAAAACTGATTGAACTTGCCGAAGCAAGGGCATTAAAAAACGTCAGTTTTTTACCTGTTCAGGAAAAAGATGTGTTCAATAAATTTCTGAACATGGCCGATTTTCATCTTGTACTACAAAAGTCAAATGCCGGTGATCTGGTAATGCCCTCAAAGCTTACAACAATACTGGCGGTTGGCGGCGTAAGCATTGTTACTGCAGCACAAGACACATCACTGCACAACGTTGTAGAGAAATATAATGTAGGTTATATTATACCACCCGAGGATCATGTCGCTCTTGCCAATAAAATAACGGAAGTGAAAGCAGATTTAAATGTTGAACTTAAAAGGGCGAATTCGCGTCAGTATGCAATTCAGTATTTAAATATCGATCGTATTATGCAAAGTTTTATCGATAATGTATCTGTTACAGAAAAAGAAATTGCATAA
- the rfbA gene encoding glucose-1-phosphate thymidylyltransferase RfbA, producing the protein MKGIILAGGSGTRLYPITKAISKQLMPIYDKPMIYYPLSVLMLADIKEILIITTPEDNAGFKRLLGDGKELGCRFEYAVQENPNGLAQAFVIGEEFIGDDKVALILGDNIFHGTGFGELIRSFNDVDGAAIFAYAVSDPERYGVVEFDKDYKAVSIEEKPIEPKSNYAVPGLYFYDNSVVEIAKNIKPSPRGEYEITDVNKYYLEQDNLHIGVMDRGTAWLDTGTFDSLSDATEFVRVIEKRQATKIGCIEEIAYRRGFINRDELNAVAAKYIKSGYGQYLLKLQD; encoded by the coding sequence ATGAAAGGAATTATACTTGCCGGTGGATCTGGTACCCGTTTATACCCTATAACCAAGGCCATAAGTAAGCAACTGATGCCTATTTATGACAAGCCAATGATTTACTATCCATTATCGGTTTTAATGTTGGCCGATATTAAGGAAATATTGATTATTACCACACCAGAAGATAATGCCGGGTTTAAGCGCCTTTTAGGCGACGGTAAAGAACTGGGATGCCGTTTTGAGTACGCGGTGCAGGAAAACCCGAACGGGCTTGCACAGGCCTTTGTGATAGGCGAAGAATTTATTGGTGATGATAAAGTAGCGCTGATATTGGGCGATAACATTTTCCACGGTACCGGTTTTGGCGAGCTGATCCGCAGTTTTAATGATGTTGATGGTGCGGCGATATTTGCGTATGCTGTATCTGATCCTGAAAGATATGGTGTGGTAGAGTTTGATAAGGACTATAAGGCTGTATCTATTGAGGAGAAACCTATAGAGCCAAAATCCAACTATGCTGTACCCGGATTGTATTTTTACGACAATAGTGTAGTAGAGATAGCTAAAAATATTAAACCATCTCCGCGTGGCGAATACGAAATTACTGATGTAAATAAATATTATTTAGAGCAAGATAACCTGCACATTGGTGTAATGGATCGTGGAACTGCCTGGTTAGATACAGGTACATTTGATTCATTGAGCGATGCCACGGAGTTTGTGCGTGTAATTGAAAAGCGTCAGGCTACTAAAATTGGTTGTATTGAAGAAATAGCCTATCGCCGTGGCTTTATAAACCGCGATGAGTTAAATGCTGTTGCTGCTAAATATATAAAAAGCGGTTACGGACAATATCTATTGAAGCTTCAGGATTAA
- a CDS encoding XrtY-associated glycosyltransferase XYAG1 encodes MKILFIVPSYKPAYVYGGPIESVAKLCEGIVKAGHEVEVYTTAANGKTELDVTLGKKIGVDGVKVTYFKRITKDHTHISPALWQHLARTVKQYDIVHIQSWWSPLVIVAAYICYHKNVKLIVSPRGMLSNYIINSGKSKAKKIIHKVAGKFILSKAIFHATSDAEYKECIDLIPGWKGFMLPNILSLPPVPVNEYKNDVFTLIFMSRIHPKKGLEILFDAISQLKDPVKLKIAGSGEESYIDELKSLAKRLNISSKVEWLGWKSREEKFIELIHADLFTLISFNENFANVVIESLHVGTPVLVSENVALSDFVKAKDMGWVTTLDVNNVVAQLSNAINNKAKRLQIRQTGNLIIENNFAAEKLIADYINEYAICLSKN; translated from the coding sequence ATGAAAATTCTTTTTATAGTTCCTTCTTACAAGCCCGCTTATGTTTACGGCGGACCAATTGAATCTGTAGCAAAACTTTGCGAAGGGATTGTTAAAGCGGGACACGAGGTTGAAGTATACACTACCGCAGCAAACGGAAAAACCGAATTGGATGTAACCTTAGGCAAAAAAATAGGTGTCGATGGCGTTAAGGTGACTTACTTTAAACGTATTACCAAAGATCATACGCATATTTCACCAGCACTATGGCAGCATTTAGCCCGTACAGTTAAACAATATGATATTGTTCATATTCAATCATGGTGGAGTCCTTTGGTTATAGTAGCGGCTTATATTTGTTATCACAAGAACGTAAAGCTTATAGTTTCACCTCGGGGTATGTTAAGCAATTACATCATTAATTCTGGAAAAAGTAAAGCAAAAAAAATTATTCATAAAGTCGCTGGAAAGTTTATTTTGAGCAAGGCGATCTTTCACGCCACATCTGATGCCGAATATAAGGAATGCATAGACTTGATACCCGGTTGGAAAGGATTTATGCTTCCTAACATACTTTCTCTACCACCCGTACCGGTAAATGAATATAAAAATGATGTATTCACATTGATTTTTATGTCCCGTATCCATCCTAAAAAAGGATTGGAAATTTTGTTTGACGCTATCAGTCAGCTAAAGGATCCGGTAAAACTTAAAATCGCAGGCTCGGGTGAAGAAAGTTATATTGATGAACTGAAAAGTTTAGCTAAAAGACTTAATATATCTTCCAAGGTTGAATGGCTGGGGTGGAAAAGCAGGGAAGAAAAATTTATTGAATTGATACATGCTGATTTATTTACGCTGATCTCATTTAACGAAAATTTTGCGAACGTAGTTATAGAATCTCTTCATGTGGGCACACCGGTACTAGTATCTGAAAATGTGGCACTGTCTGATTTTGTGAAAGCCAAAGATATGGGGTGGGTAACAACGTTAGATGTTAATAATGTAGTTGCACAATTGAGTAATGCCATAAACAATAAAGCAAAACGATTGCAAATACGGCAAACCGGCAATTTGATTATAGAAAACAATTTTGCAGCTGAAAAGCTAATTGCCGACTATATCAACGAATATGCTATTTGCTTATCAAAAAATTAA